The DNA region AGTTGACAAGAATTGTATTGTGACATTAATCGCAGTTCTTGGCATAACGATGGCCTTCTAAGTAGGTCGCAAGTGAAGTACAAAAGAATGACGTCAGACAAGTTTTAATCATGCGAAATATCGTTGGGTACTTACCGTCTAAATAAACCACAGATGAAAGGGATTTGTCATTTTCTACAACAGGTCGTATTGTTTCGTACGATATTGTCGTCAAAAGATTGTCTCTTAGATCCAACACGATGAGACTTCTTATGTCTTCAAGTATGTCCTCGTAAAAACTTGTCAGTTTATTCCCCGACAACGTCAACTTTCTCAATTGCGTTAGTCCCCCAAATGCTCTCTCTGATATATATTCTATAGCGTTGTTATCTAACATCAATTCTTTCAAACCCCACAACTCACTAAATGCCAAGTTTCCAATCatgtttatcttattatttcttaagttCAATCTAGAAAGATTCTCCAAGCCCTCTAACATTTCCCTAATTACtactgaaatataattattatctaactTTAGTTCGATGAGATTATTTAGGTGCTTAAAACAACCTTCGTGCAGtaagcttaaattattattcgacAAATGTAATACATGAAGATTGGGTAAATTAAAGAATACGTCCGTTTTTAGTTCAGATATTTGATTATCATCCAAGCTAAGGTTTGATAGCATCATCATTTGCGAGAAGGAATGTTTttctaaatttgttattttattcgatttcaATACAATTTGGCGTAAAGTAGAAGAATTAGTAAAAGCATATGGATGTATAGTTTTGATCGTCCCGAATTGGATCGATAAATGCTTAAGTCTGTCGAGTCGAACGATGGCTTTGGCTGGAATAAATGTTAACGCGTCGTCGGTACGAACGTTGAACATGAGATGTTCTATTTCGGATTGTGATGAAAAACTCGGCCATATGGAATCGTCCTCAGTTAATCCACCGCCGAATATCCAGCAATCCGCTCGAGTCGCCATTTTAGGCTTATTACTGTCGCAGTAGCAATGTACTTTCGAACGTCTATCGACAATGTCGCAGACATTGATGAAGATTGGCATTTGGTAGTGACGTCTATCAATTTTGGGCTTCGTCTCGTTTTTGCTCTCGGTGACGGTCAACTTGACAGTCATTAACGACGTGATGATTATGAGGTACTTGCTCATTTGTTCCATTATGTTATAAGTAAATCTGAAACAAAAAGATtttcgtttattaaatatattcgtagAAATCCATTTGTAATACATTCGTCCTTCATAAcgttattcttatattttatactgaagtttaataaagataaatattattccaacaccaagaatgttttttattataaaacagagAGCCTAAGAAAAATAgacaatttttaatgtaattaattgaaaattataactggcccgaataagtaaaaaatacttcgtcgttttttataagttattacgAGTATTATATCTAAAGAGGTTTGAATTAaccgaattttatattttagcttaACATACatgacaattaaattacatacttttaataaaataaaacttataatgaaTTTGTAGGAACATAActcatagttttaatttatgatgtgttattaatatattatatcacgcAATGCAAATATTCAGGTCGTCGAcaaaaatttagtaaaacacCTAGTTTTCAAACCGTTTTCAAAGTGACCCATATAGGTACTATAGAACATAGATAGAACTTCCTATTACTTACTAAAACCTAACAAAGATTTAAAAgtgcaaaatttatatttacatttcatcTCGAGCGCTGCGgtgaaaatatcgtgaggaaatctgcacaCATCGAAGGAAAGGCTGACAAATGTAAATCCGCTAACACGTAGTAAAGAAAAGTGGGAGCTTCTGAATACTTTTCTCTTAACATTACAGAAGATTTGCCAAACGTattgctatttatataattttatgaaaattaatatgaaagtaaaaaagaaaaataaaaaaagtaataattataatgactcGAATTCAAACAATGGTAATGTCGTATTTAATTATCGCGCGCTATTTTATGTTTATCCAAAAAGTTTTCACTCATTCAAAGTATTGTACATTAATACAAAAAGAATACCAAAACATATTTGTAAACATCAGATTCTATAATTAACTgaccattaattttaaattgttagagGAAACATAGGAAAACTAAAACTTTTAAGAAATGAGATTTACTAACTTCACCTTATCTGTTGacgaaatgataataaattgaataatttaacaaaatgacCTTACCATGAAGAAAACAAAGATTTATCACTGAGACAATTATCACTGAGTTTAGGCatgataaaatattcatgaCAGTATAGAAAGTAACTTCCTGTATTCAACACCAAAAAATTTgagcaattaaattttatttaatttacgaccATCACGTCTCACCTGAAAATAAATCGTCCCATAACACATGTTAtacattatgttaattaatcatCACTATCTTTCATCAAGGCATATTAACCTAATTAGGCTTCGTTGGTAATTTGTACTAGGTTATGCCGTGACaaactaatatatttcattgtcgGCTTAAAGGATTTCAAACTGGAGTCGCTACTAGAAGTTCACAAGCGGATTAAAAGTTCAGTGGGGATTTGCAttgttaaaactaaattttgacGCGGAAAAATGTTCAGCGGTATTTATGAAACTGAATTTTAACAGTAGTTTTAGCAACTGCGATATAACAGCCTTAACTTTGAAGCTGCAATTGATATAGGTATACTCggtgtatttaaatatgtgaGACTAGCTATCCGTCCTGACTTCGCACTTGTGTGTGCACGAGAAGCGTGTTAGAATTCAGGCAtagacaatatattaaattctctATCGagctaaggttttttttttcacctgCATTAAATTAACTACATTTATCTTAAAGGAAAACTGTTACAGGTTTCGCTTTAAAATCACAGATGATATTCTCTGTGACGTCACCGTTACTTAGTATATGGCATAtccaattaattatcatttcgtCAAACGGTAAAATTTAAGACAACCTGTTTTTCCAAAAGCTATTTAGGCGTTTAGCTTTTcttcactctctctctctctgacGATTTGTATCCTTAGTAGTATTGACAAAGAGTTTAGATTAGAATCATcagtatattcaaataattattttatatagcctATACTGTACGTCGTATGCCACAGCCtaacatttgaaaatttaaataaaaacattacctATGAACATACCCATAGACTATAATAAACAGTAGGACGATAAAGATGATTAACTTTACTTGATGATAAGTACTCGTACAAGCCCATCCGGGTATGTACaacaacccccccccccctccccaatttatagtatattttagtcGCAATACTTTGTTAATACAATGTGCTTCAGcttgaaggataagtgagccagtgtaactacagataacTATGTTAATAActacggcaccaatgtctatgggtggaggtgaccacttaccatcgggtggcctaGTTGCCCGTAAgcctatttcattaaataaaaaaaaagtgtaaaaaaaacaatatataaaaatatatatattgttttttttttacacttacaataatataattaccgtCTTAAgagtaaatgtaatgtaatcaaaaatgtatgttaatatgtattttgGCCGAGAATGTTATGGGAACACGTGAGTTCACAATTTATGATGTAAATCGCTAATCGCTTGATTTGCACTAGGGATGTCGCATGTATTATAACATagaatgttttgtataaaaaaaaaactaagaaaatataacgtacatttaaatttctccaacattttgtatgaaaactttcatttaaaataaaatagtagattcataatttatgtattttaatcaaaataaaatttatccgcctattcttaaaataaactctGAATCttcatttagaaataaaataaatgtaaatctaccatTGGAATAAATATGGTTAAGCCTTTTCACtggtaaaattataaagtgatgttaattaaacaatcaatttaatttattctgcaTAAACGAATTAACGAATACTTACTCCACGCTTTCATAGTTATATGttctttatttcaatatctgtttaaaataatatttaaacttattaattggTTAAGTTAAAAGCAGCAACCAGATTTTATATGCCTTGTCCAAAAAAAGATGCAATACCATTTTCCGTGTAGGTTCAGAACATggttttaaaacttaaataaaaaaaaaacaattatattatcaaatcattatattaatcataacttTGCTGTAGATGTATTATATATCGTAAGCCAATCGTGAGCATCCctactttgtaaaaaatatcccAAAGGGAGTCCCAAGCTCCGAGATTGCAAATAGCCCGAACAGATATTttcataagattttatataacttcACCCGTAAGTATATGTGGGTCAAATCGTGCAACTGAATTTCAAATCAGATCCAACTAATCGAGATGCAATTAATAACTCGTTTGATGCTACAATTAAAATAGATTCATTTAAGTGTGAAAGAATATTATTCATGCATAACATCTCAGTCGGATCAAAAGGAAGTTTgctttaaatgatttttctaGCTTATGTCGTTTAGTTGAGAAACATTTATTGGCACCCATCTGGGGTAGTACCAATTTACATTCACGACATGTTACTCTCTTATAACGTCATGACGTACCCCCTAACCGTCGACGATATCGACTCTCTATTGCATGCCTGGcgcttatgttattattaaataaataaaaacatatattactaaCGAATTCCTAcgttttataaaactatctatTGACATCTGAAGCACAGAGTGACTATTACgattttcgtaaataaataaagtatactaaTAGAATAGTGTCTGTATCAGATAGTTGTCTAACGGAATGTATTCTGTATTAAAAGTGAAAAGTGTTTCCAGAATTTTAAAACACTATTAGATCTCGATaacatttataaagttttcattGAACGAGACCGGTCTCATGAGACCATACTCGGGGAGTTTGAAACAAGTAAATTTGAGTCAATAACGAAACTAGATTATTATCTTCAAGATGATATCAGATAATATTCAAGctccataataaaataattctgatcACAATTATTTGAGACCGTAGCTTATAACTATTATGTAACTGATGTTCGAACACGATGAGTTTACGAGTGTCAGACATAAGTCTGGTCGCACCTGACTcctcaaacttttttttttatttcgctggAAAAGCTCGTTACGCATTTCCCCCACGtagaagtgggggggtatgtgggactcgacggtgcccaagatgttagcggcacaccggaatacccactaaaaaccatcggtaccctctccgtctcatcggtgggCGCCaggggatcgctttcgcatgctagtacctgcgtcatcctgaacgtgAGCGTGTCACGCTTTCTCTTGgaccagcgactcaagtggggactgtcgccaggcctgcgGGGCTATGGCCGATAcgatcagggcttgctgggctatggccctgatccgcccgacctccgccgacactggacggtcgccgccgtTCCTTGCCTCCACCTggaaccggtacacctctgCGAGCACATCCGCTtggagttcccaaggtggattacccgcgagaagtgtcgccgcaatCCATGActccgtacggtaccctcttatACCTCTCACTGCTATGATCCTCTGCGGTTTCCGCAAGAGGGCCCGATtgccagcggtgagggcgtctatccaaatcggggcaccgtacagcgccattgacCTTACTACACCGACATATAGTcaccggcatagcgatcccggccctccCACATTTGGTAGGAGGCGTCCCAGGGCGGCAGTGGCGTTGATGAGCTTCGGTCCGAGTTGAGCGAAATGCTGCCTGAAGCTCCATC from Vanessa atalanta chromosome 14, ilVanAtal1.2, whole genome shotgun sequence includes:
- the LOC125068691 gene encoding connectin-like, with protein sequence MEQMSKYLIIITSLMTVKLTVTESKNETKPKIDRRHYQMPIFINVCDIVDRRSKVHCYCDSNKPKMATRADCWIFGGGLTEDDSIWPSFSSQSEIEHLMFNVRTDDALTFIPAKAIVRLDRLKHLSIQFGTIKTIHPYAFTNSSTLRQIVLKSNKITNLEKHSFSQMMMLSNLSLDDNQISELKTDVFFNLPNLHVLHLSNNNLSLLHEGCFKHLNNLIELKLDNNYISVVIREMLEGLENLSRLNLRNNKINMIGNLAFSELWGLKELMLDNNAIEYISERAFGGLTQLRKLTLSGNKLTSFYEDILEDIRSLIVLDLRDNLLTTISYETIRPVVENDKSLSSVVYLDGNPLNCNCRLSWIYVLRNETQDNTMKHALEKISCVPDPANDRRLTEAKDEEVDNGNVLADDNYEYYDKSDDYNNDKEKPKANKAIKLTDIPLETLPCPKELMQSIEETYGHPVQNEIRLKAFSNVGRDLPNFLFIATLLILF